cgcgcccttagtaAATTCGTTATTGGTTGGTTTGTGATAATCATGActtgtgaaatttcaaaaatgtcgGCATGTTAATAATTTGCTGGAATGCCGATTAATTTTGATAAGATGTTGGTAATGTGCTAACAACActtgtaaaatttataaaaacaaaatagtAATTTACCAAGTCGTTTGTACGGTGGTAAATCCTAATGATGTTGGTAACGAGTTCAAATGCACTAACCGATAACAGTGGACATGCGAGTGCCAGATATAAACCGCTTAGGACATCTTGGGTTTGTCCTGCAAATGATGAACAACTTGAAGAAGATGTCACCCACCATGACATTATACATGCAAGTTAGGAGGAGTTGAGCAACACGAGTAGGTTTTGAGCTATTCCTGAAGTCTAATTAAGCTTAATCACTTTTCTCTATCTTAGCGTATGCCGCATAGCTCTCCCAAATAAAGCAAAGTCGTAAATCGAATTAGCGACTGTCCTAGAGGAGAATAATCACCATTTGTTGCTTGTATAGACTTTAGATTCGGCAATACGTCTCACAATCTTTTTTATCCCATCTTCAGTGAAGCTTAATGTCGTGTTACTAATCAGATGAGAACGTCGAAAATCAAAGAGAGGGAAGGTTCCCTCAACGTGGAGCCGCGGTTTGATTCACCAACCGGGCCTAGAGCGTGAAGAGCTCCCTCGCGTCAGGGTCTCCCCCTCTCATGTGAACATGATCAATGGATTTGATCAAAAGATCGCTGCCTCCGGGGAATTCAGAAGTTGCTAAATGCAATGGCCATAACAAGACCACTCTAGAAGGCCCCCTTATCCTAACCCCTCTCACATTTCACAATCACACAAACATAAGGCCCTAATTCCTCCACATGTAGCCTCCGAACCTTCAAAAATATCTCATGTCGCCGAGCTCGTTTCCCCTTATAGCCGACATTCGAAGAACGAAAAACCATTCCGACTAGAAAACATTGAGGAACATCTTCACAGAGACCTCTTCACAATTCAGTCCCCTCCCCACATCTCTCCTCCACAAtcgaagaaacaacaaaagacaTGGTGAAGAAAGAATTGGAGGTGGTGAAGGGCGTGGACTTGGAGAGGTACATGGGAAGATGGTACGAGATCGCGTCGTTCCCGTCCTTCTTCGTGCCGAAGAACGGCGTGGACACGAGGGCGACGTACACTCTGAACCAGGACGGGACAGTGCAAGTGCTCAACGAGACATGGAGCGACGGCAAGAGAGTGGCCATCGAGGGCACGGCGTATAAGGCGGACCCGAAGAGCGACGAGGCCAAGCTCAAGGTCAAGTTCTTTGTCCCTCCGTTCTTGCCCATCATTCCTGTCGTTGGGAACTACTGGGTGTTGTACCTCGACGATGATTATCAGTATGCTCTCATCGGAGAGCCCACCAGAAAGTACCTCTGGGTATGTCGAACTCTTTTCCGTATTATTTGTCGTTCTCAGGTTCGCAAAAGCAGGACATGTTCGTGTGCGGATGTGTGAGTTTCCTTCTGATAAGGTTTCTGAGTTGTCCTGATGCTTGTCTTCGTGTTTCAGATATTATGTAGGAAGACTCGTCTGGAGGATGAGATTTATGAGATGCTGGTTCAGAAGGCCAAGAACGAAGGCTATGACCCAAGTAAACTCCGCAAGACTCCACAGAGCGACCCTCCGCCTGAAGGAGGTCCCCAAGACAATGGCACTTGGTGGCTCAAGTCCCTTATCGGTAAATAGGAGGCGCTCGGCGAAAGTGGCCTCCCAAACATTCcccggaaaataaaaataaaaaaagagaacccTGTCTGTCTATGATGTTCTGGAGTTTGTGTGCTGTTAGAAACATGTAATTATAGCTCGTGCCGTGTAAAGTTGCTGTGATCTTTGCAAATGTTGAATTAGTGTTTAAGAATGAGATGAATAAAGATCGCTACGCGAAACTCCCTCTTTTGATGACTGATTTCGTAGGCTACCATCATTTTGATGCACGTCCAATGAGCTTGTTCTAACACACTCGACCACTGCTGAAGAGTCTGATCCATCTCCTATCCTTCTTGGGAAAGCAGGGGAACTCACGGCTGCCCCAGCTGGCACCAGACCACTAGATGGACACTACAAGGACTCATCAGCAAAATTTAATCCAATATGCATTATGCAAAACAAGAGTTACAAGttcaaagaaaatttcaaagttggGATTTGGAGAATAAAGAATCAGACAATAAATTCTTGGCTGGCAAAGTCCTCGcagatccgaccaaaaaaaaaaaaaaaaaagaagagtccTGGCAGTCTTCTCTCTTCTGTTCTTTAGCATGAACTAACAGTTCTTGTGGACTGTGAAGTTAGGAGTGCAAGATGATGCTCCTTTATGAgaccggtttttttttttttttgggtcaatatGAGATTGATTTTAGACAAGGCAGACACCGTATCCATGAAAACCTAAGGAGCAAAGTTCAAGAACATGaccgaaaggaaaagaaaatgagtagGATCAAAAATGAACCGGCTGGACTGCTCATCACAACAGATCATTGTTTCAGTTGAGTAGTTAACAAGAAAATCAAACACAAATGGATGCCAAACAGCTTTTATACATATCTAAGACAGATTCAGTACACCAAAAACCACGAACCATACGTTTGCACTTATCAAGGCAGCAGAAAGAAGGTATATCACCATGATGGAATACACTGTGCCATATGCTCTACATTCCCCACACAGACATGCATCGACCACTATCGGAACCAAGTTACGTGGTATTCTCTTCAGTCTCCTCAAACCGTTACAGTAATGTGCAGCACTGGTTAGTTTTCTTGGCTTGTTTGTAAAACAACTGTTCCaggaaacaaaaagattactGCATCAGCAACTAAGTGTGGGTTCTGATACAGGTCGAACAGAAACTGTTACTGCTAAGTAGATCTTCCACCTCAAATTAGAGGCTCAACCAAACTAAGTGTGAAACTCAGATGTAGTATCACACCAATAAACTTCTCTTACATTATTGACACAGCTAATATTGTGATTCCTACCTTACAGTGATCTGTCAGAGATACACTCTAGCACAACAAGTAGTAGTCGCCAAAACGAAACAATTTTTTAGGTAAAAAGCATAGCTCAAGATCTGAGTATAATGGGTAAAGGATAAACTTCACGCCGAATATACCAGCCAAGAATCAAGTCAAAAAGGAGCGGCTATGTTTGAGATTATAAACTCCCAGACTTGATGTGGAAGAGTTATACTGTGGATTCTTCAAACTTTAAGCACACAAATTCGAGATATTTCGATCAAATCCAGCAGAAAATGACATCTGTTGCATTGTGACAGAAGATACTTAGCAGAAAATCTGCCTGCAAGTCGACAGTGGAAATGCATGTTCAGACAGGTAACTGAACACTGGACATGGGCAGAAAGAAATGAGGGTATTGAAACTTATGAATTCATGCTCAATGCAGATTACTAGTGGCAGAGAGAATACTTAAATGGCAAGTTTCTTCTTTCAATCATACATAGTACCTGTGATGATGCACTGAGATCTGAACTCTTCTCAACCAAACTGTCCAGCTTCTCGCCTCGTTCAAGCACGCTATCAATTGTTTTGTGCTGTATCAAAGATCTCAGAGATGAAGGAAAAGTGGAAGGCATACAGGAAAAGCCAAACCAGTCTTATGTAGCTAATGGAACACATTATGTCCTTTGAACATCTACATATGTTCTACGCAGCACTGATCTAAGAACAGGACACAGGACAGCACCCTCAAGGATCTGAAAACACTTTTACAAGGCAATGACATTTGGACATATGCTTAATTTTTCCCaagggccaaaaaaataaaggaaacagATTTAACAACAACTTCTCTAAATTGTAAATTGTAATAGGTATCCCTAAGTTAGCTCTGCAAGTAGATGCAACAATACCATGTATGCCCATAAATTAAACTGGAAGATCCCACTTCAAATTTTCACTACGATGCTACTAACTGAAAATTATGCCAGTTTCTTCACATGCACCATAATGAGATATCAAATTCACATATTTGTATTCCACACGAATTTACTGCAGAGAAATCAACTGTTCTATCACACAGACTAAATCACCAACGCAAAACAACGTCCCAAACTTcccgatttttcttttttttccttcctttttctagTGTCCACAGAAAAGCAGTTTTAAATAGAGCAAACTGTAAAAAAACTATGCAATTACATGACCAAACTAATGCTTATGGTCATAGAAGAGTACCTTGGAGGCTCTGATAGGCAGATACCACTTCTATCCAATAATCGATATCAAGGATTTCTTAGCAGACTTATGAGTACCGTAAGGGGAAATTCTCAAGCAAAAACATGCACGCGTGAATATGAGCCCGCATCAGAGTGGCAATTCATGCTTTTTTCGTTGTGTTCGTGTCAATGAGCGTTGCTGTTTCATGTCACTTGGTCGCTTAAATTTTGAACCACAATATAATAGAGAGACAATACTCACAAAAAAGGGGTCAAAACAAGTCATGTCATAGCAATTTTGATTTACTCGTGCTCCTGTAATATGAGATTCAAGTATCTGTCAATGATTTTCCTCATGCTTATGTTGCATTCCCATCCGTGCTTTTGCATTTACCATAATAAATTGCCACCCCAGGAATGTCGATGGAGACATGCATGGGGAGAAAGGGGGACACCTATGAAAATGCATATTACGTACCAGAATGATTTTTGTTTCGTCCAACTCCCTctgaattttcaataatttatcaGCCTCAGCTGGATCCTGAAGATACATAGAAGGAAGCAAAAATAATCACAAAAGGAGGACATTGTCTTAAAGCTCCTGCCCAGAACTGCAGGAATAAAGTAAAACTCAAAGGTCCATCAATTTACGTTTCTTAGTATCACTTAATGTGATAGGGGAATGGACAGAACCTGAAATTTATTCAGAGCTTCATTCAAATATGGCCATGATTGAGTGCTATCCGAGTTTGCACTCCTCCATGAATCACCGAAATTCTTATGATACTCATCCAGCACCTGTTCCCAATAAAAGCATACATAATCCTCTTGTATCAATTGAGCAAGATAATAAATCATTGAAAGGTCAGAGAGCAGTTAAGTTTCAACTTTAGACACGCACATTTCTATGGACATGCAAAGATTTCTCTGGCTACAGCATCTGTGCTTAAAACCAAATGACCGGTCTGCTTTAAGTTGTGATCGATAAGTGAGAGTCCTTAAAGCTCCTTCTCCCTTGATTTCTTCAAGATTCATGTAGTCAAGTTTTCAATGAAATTTCTCAATAATCTGAAAAGTCattaaagaattattttttaatttctccacTCAGTCATTTATAAAGGATTCAATTCTAAAGATTGTAATTTTAAGGAAGATTTTGGTACTTTATGTTACTATTAAATCCAATGAATAATAGTAGTCAGTCATCAATCCAGGAATCATTTTAAGTCAAAAAGTTGTCTCGAGTCGTCAGTTAAAAGAGTCCTCCAAGTACTTGAGAGTAATAGTCTTATCCCATCATTTATATTCTAATTCCCAGATGGCACTAATAAGAACAGTCCGGAGTTCTAAGAGTCTATAAGAATCCTCTTATCTGTACATGCAATATATTAGTTTCTCACATGGGCATCCAACAACCTATCCTTTTCAACGGACTGTTTGTAAAGAATATACTAATTTAAGGGGTGCAAAGCTCATGCAACCCTTCGGTTACCAGACTTGAAACGGGATTTCTATCTATCAGCATATTAGTAACGAATCATTAATATGTGCAAGCAGAAAAGGCCTCAAATAAGTAACAAATTGCGGGTTTCTACCTGATTCAGCAGAGAAAATGCACTTCGAACTGGATAATGATCGTCCATGAATCCCAATGCACAAAGGCCATTTCTATTGTAAGCGTGCACCTTGTACTCTGAGAAAAAGTACAGAAAAATGACCAAGCAGATGAGTTCACTGCTCAGACAACTTGCACACAGCATGAAAAGACTTTTGCACCCAGAGAAGATAGTGACCATACGCATATCATGCACAGTTGAATCTAATCAGGCTCTGGCGGCACTACTTCGCACAGATTTATATGCCCAGGAGTCAGAAGCGCACAGACACAAATCTAGTGTCAACTATTAACAGTCTCTTTGTCCAGATAAGGCAATAACACGAGTCATGACCAAATCACACAACGTACGAGAAGTCTACGGGCTCATAATTAGCAATTTACCAATTCAAGTTCGCCTGCTACGCAAATTCAACCTCACGGATTAAACAGGCAACATGCGCTCCTTTCACGCAACGCGATCAAACATCCATCAATCGACATCCAAACACAGCGAGACCTCGGTTTTCATCGGGAATGGAAAACAGTGTCGAATCGAAACGGAATCGAGACTGACCTTCGTGCTGCACGGATTGGCGCTGGCCCGGGGGCGTGCGCCTGGCGACGGTGCGGCCGACGAAGACGATGAACTCCTTGACGCTGGAGCGCTGGAAGAAGCCGAAATGGCTGACGTCGGTGGCGTTGGCCAGGATCACTGGATCGGAGCCGCCGGGATCGCATTTGAGGACCAACAGAGCCGTGATCTTCATCTCTCTCAAAAGCTAATCGAAATCCGCCGATCGATGGAGAAGAAGGATCGCCGAGAATGATTGCGTGCACCGACACGAAATGATAACGCAAGGGAAGAGGAAGACAGAGAATCGGATCCCTTTTTCATTCCCTCCACGAACGCTAcctaattttatttaattttcttttttcatttttttgccttttgttaCTCTAATTTCACATTCAAGTAGAAGGTTACCCGCGCTACATACATGTACATTCacacatatacatacatatatatttgtACATACATGTATTTATTATCAATTGGAAATAAAGAGATAAgtaaataatatgtatttttaCTGACCATATAGTTATTTAGATCTTAGGATCAATTCCTTGAAGTTGTGATGAAacatttcattttaaaaaataatttcgcactattttaactttcaaattgGGTTTTACTCCATTAAAgtttccaaaaaacaaaaagtaaatagtAAGTCATATTGAGGTAAATTACCTTTGCTAATCATAAATATTAGTTGCATCCATTCGCTTCTTTGGAGTTCAAATTGAGTTTCCCCatattaaatttttcaaaaaaaaaaatgtatagaTAAGTCATATTAAAGGTAAACTCACAAAACTTTGCATTTTTCCCCTAATTCCTTTCATATTCAGATATCAATCTTCCATCCTTATATTCCCATTCAAATCCTCCTTTCCAAATACCATAAGCACATTCATGTGATTGCTCCCATTGATACCGGAGCTAGTGCATATGATATATCTTGGGATTATTATAGATCATATAACAAGACAAGAGAACCTATGCAAGAAGCCCTAGAGATTTTTCGTCAAACCCGATCATCAATGGACACGAATTCCCAAGATCCATGGGGAGGACCACTTGCTCAAGACCCTTATGCACAGAAGTACATTTGATCTTGTTCCGCAACTGCTTTCCACCAGTCTTTCAGAGAGTTTGTGAGTCTACTGGTAAATTCAAGGAGTACCTCATGCGTATTGTGCTCCGTGAGGTGCCTTGAGGTTAGCCAGGAATGAAACTCTTGAAGTCGATTAGGCCATTTATGGTAGAGAATATCATATAGGGTAAAGTATGCCTTGACAATTCTACAACATAGATAGGCAAAACCTTATATTTTATCAAACATTTTAGGCAAAGaatgttgtttttatttctaaaacaaaagaGCAAAGAGAGAGTTCTAAAGGTAAGTTATGTCTAACTAAATTATAAACCCATTAAATACTCATACTACTTTCAACTTCATCATTCCAAACACATTTACTGAGTATAACTAACTCACCTAGCAACCGAGCTCATCAAATATAAGTTAATAAATGAGTCTatacaaaggtttaggacttgcgATTGTGAAAAAAAGGTAGAAAACAAACCAAAAATTAGCAAATAAGTAAACGCGCTTCGAGTCACTTGTATTatcttgtgtgtgtgtgtgtgtgtgatgtgATGTGATTCAATTTCATCGAATAATGTGATTGAAATTTGCAGATGAAAGGAAAATGTGACGGGCATAAATTATAATAGGGCACTAAGAAAAGATATGAATGATAAGCCAATGACCAAATTTTTAATCAatatcctccattttttttttttgaaaaaattgtcaaaaaagtcataaatttattacatttatgccaattcggtcttgaTCCTTTCGATTGTGCCAagtcaattataaacattttgacaacttgcgaattcgatcctaaaccttttaacgctTTGTTAAtctagtcctaaaaattttcaccaaagtaattcataaaaaaaaattaagactaaattgacaaaatttcaaaagatttatgactaaattgatataataaaaagattaaaaactgAATTTGCAAGTTATCAAAAagttatgactaaattaatacaattgtAAGATTTATAACTAGATCGGCGCAATACAATACATTTAAgactttatatatatacatatatatatatatattggattgggggtttggtttttttgtttgtggGCGGGCGGGTGGGTTTTGTCAAATTCAATCTAGGCAAGAGTCATCTTGCGAGTAAGCAAACTCTCTCCGGCTAATTAAACAATTCGAGCGCTTTCTCACGATACATTTTGCAACATTTTTTTAACCGAACCACCTAAAATGGACAACAttaacttttgtttttcctctcttgCTCAATCTCGTTTTGTGCAAAAGCGACGTCGTTCTAGTTACCTTTCTTTCAATTTCGGGGAACGCAATTACTTTCTTAGCCAGCTCATGACAGAAAAAAACCTTCAAGAAACGCAGATTTCTGCAGGGCATCGTCACTCCACTCGTTTtgcatcatcttccccaaatttcTAAAGTCTAATCTCCTCCTGATGGTGTTGCCGAGAGCTCCAACTCCGGTGACCCTCAAATTCACGCGACAGTTCACCATGTCCGGCGAATGCATCATCGCCGGCTAAAGACCGAGACATATCTGCTGCAAGTAAAAGAGatcttggaaactcctcttgAAGCAAATGATAAAAAGATGACCTTTCTAGTCGATGTAAAAGCCCAGAACTCAAACAAAGggcaatatttaaaaaaaaatgtgcagaAAAGAGAACCCAGAATCTGTTAATGTAAAATCAAGACAACCAGAGctcgaaaattgaaaaatcagaGAAGAACTGAGGAAAAAAGTTACCGAGAAAAaacgaagaagagaaggaaCTGAAAATCAGGCACCGGCGAAAAGGGCTGAGAAAGAACCCACCTTCTTCTCACAGTAAAACACAAGACGAACTCGTCGTTAAACAAGATAAGCAGATCtggggaaaaagggaaattcgGGGCGAAAATTGTTGGAAGATCGCGAGGCTCAGATTCGCTTAAGATCAGACAACTGAAAGGAACCCCGCCATGGCTGCGACCGGCTCTGGCCGCCCCGCCAAGATACGGCCGGTTCTCGGTGCCTGTCCGGTTCCATTTTCCCTCTCCTCCTTACACGTGCGAATCATCACAGCCTcgtctcttttctcttttgtacGGAACGCAATCTCGTTCGTTTCCACAGCGGAATCCGCAGTCATAgctggaggaggagaagggcgTGTAGTCGTTTTTTTGggaagatgatgacgatgacgacgaaGAAGTTATGGAGCaggaagtgttaccatgcgcgcccgtACCTTCCTCGGCCTCGGCTTCTTCGtcgacttttcctttttttttttttttttggctttgtttTGGATGGTAGATTATAGATGCAGAAAGATAAATACGTACACATGTGTACAAATAGTAAGTTCAGCAAGAAGGTCGCTGTTAGGGGTCGTGAAATCATCGGCTCCGCCGTCGACCGGAGAGGCGGCGACCACCGCCGACGGCGGGTCGCCCAGCACCCTCTCCGGGGGCAAAGCCTCCTGACACTAATCAGTGTGAGCCTGAGAAAGGCGCTCCATTTTCTACCTGCGGAGCTGTGGGATGGTGGAGGCTGTTATTACTCTTTTGCCCCTTCCTGATGGTACTTTTTCCTGGATTGCACGCAGCCGTGAAGCGGCAATGGTGGCAGGACAAAATGGTGAATTCGTCATCGGAGCTAATAGGGGTGGGGGTCATCTGATATAAGATCGGCGCGTGTATGCTAACGCTACGGTGTTCCCAATAAAATTTTTGCTAATTccccccaaataaaaaaaaatctcgatttTAGGTCCGATTCTGATTTTTCAAATGTTTCAGTCGCCGTCCAACTCTTAAAGTTAAAATGTTCCTGGTGCTGctcctgctgcttcttcttattcttcttctaatGTACACGACATTCCAAATGAAGTTTTTTTCACTCGCATCCCCTCCCAAATTAGATAATCGTAATGTCTCGCTCTTAAGtaatatttgtgcattttaaGTTAGACAATTTTGGACGAACCCCGTAtttgtttttgttaaattacAAGTATATGATCCgagaaaaagattttttttttttatcagtagAAAAAGATGTTGTGTTTCATGTCAttgtttttggattttaaaacaTCTATACACAGCACAGCTCTCAATTAGGATTGGCTAAAGTAGTTCCCCATGGTATCATGCAAAAAGCTCTGAAAAAACGTTGGTTCGATGAAACCACAACCCTTGTCGAAAGGATCTCATAATTTAAAGTCAATTGCATTCCACACGCAAGAACACCATAATCttcaagaaaatgcaaatgtctGCAGATTCATCACATTTGACCTGCTTCATGTTTTACCCTTTGTTGCTGAAGAGGTTACATACAATAATATGGTCGCTTTACTTTGGATCTGTCTTGCCCGAAATTTCTAATCCCCTCATCAAATAGTTGCAGAGAGCTCCAGCTACAACGAAAATCAAATTCTCGCCACAGTTCACTGTCTCCGGCAAAAGCTTCATTGCCAGCCGAAAACCAATTCATCTGCAAGCAAAGGAATCTTCGAGAAACTCCCTCAAGACAAATGCCATAAGAatattattttgcttttttttttttccgtttccaGTGAACTCTTCAGACTCGATCAATCTGGAAAATCATCCATGGTAGTTTCTGTGGAATCAAGTCAGTGCCAAAGGCAAACTTGGTACCGCAAGCAAACTAAGAGCAGCTAGAGAATGCCGCCTCTGCGGGagcagagaaagaagaaaagagacgaCCTGGGTCCTTTCTTTGTACATGTAGAAACCCAGAACCAAAACATAACTCCAAAACCTAAAAagataaagtttgaaaaatcatctACAGAGAAGAGAACCAGAATTTCGCAGAACAAATTCAACACAACCACAGCTTGAACCAGAAAAAGGGCCATAAAAAACCCACCTTTTTGTCACGGTAAAACACAAGAAAGAACTGCTCATTCAGCAAGATCATCAGATCTGGGAAGAAcgcaagaaaggaaaaggaaattcgGCACAAAAATTGTTGGAAGGTGGCGAGGCTCAGATTCGCCTTAGATCAGACAACTGAAAGGAACCCCGCCATGGCTGCGACCGGTTCTGGCCGCCCCGCCAAGATACGGCCGGTTCTCGGTGCCTGCCCggtttcattttctctctcctccgtaTTCATGCGAATCATCATGgcctcttctcttttcttttttttttcacggacTCTCGTTCCTTTTCACACTGGAATCCACAATCatcggcggaggaggaggagggtgttGGTGTGCAAGTtcagggattttttttttttttttggtcggaggaAGTTCGGAAAAGTCGTccaagaagaagatggtgatgatgattacGAGGACAATGGAAGCGATGCATAAGCAAAAGCAGAAGTATTTCCAACGATGGCAACACCTCTAGAGCTCTAGgggcgcatgacaacacttcatTTATAAATACagatacatacacacacacatctgAACGCAC
This genomic interval from Rhodamnia argentea isolate NSW1041297 chromosome 4, ASM2092103v1, whole genome shotgun sequence contains the following:
- the LOC115750964 gene encoding temperature-induced lipocalin-1-like, with product MVKKELEVVKGVDLERYMGRWYEIASFPSFFVPKNGVDTRATYTLNQDGTVQVLNETWSDGKRVAIEGTAYKADPKSDEAKLKVKFFVPPFLPIIPVVGNYWVLYLDDDYQYALIGEPTRKYLWILCRKTRLEDEIYEMLVQKAKNEGYDPSKLRKTPQSDPPPEGGPQDNGTWWLKSLIGK
- the LOC115750963 gene encoding VAMP-like protein YKT61 gives rise to the protein MKITALLVLKCDPGGSDPVILANATDVSHFGFFQRSSVKEFIVFVGRTVARRTPPGQRQSVQHEEYKVHAYNRNGLCALGFMDDHYPVRSAFSLLNQVLDEYHKNFGDSWRSANSDSTQSWPYLNEALNKFQDPAEADKLLKIQRELDETKIILHKTIDSVLERGEKLDSLVEKSSDLSASSQLFYKQAKKTNQCCTLL